In Osmerus eperlanus chromosome 4, fOsmEpe2.1, whole genome shotgun sequence, the sequence AGCCACACATTTGTAAGAGGTTCATCGGTATAAAGCATTTTTATTGAGTAAAAATTATATAAAGTCAAATAGGGTACACAAATATACTttttcactgtatttccaaattGTTATCAGAAGTACTAAAATAGCAGACTCTGACATGTACTTCTAATATCTAGTAAAAAGtaatataaaaacaaaacatgagcATTAACAAAAACATTTGAACTGTAGAAGGTTTCTTTTCAGAAAACACAAACCATATTCATACTGTTTAAATTTACGTCTAAAAACAACATAGAAAAACAACTAGTGATTAAAAAGATTAAAAACATCACAAAAATATTAAGCACTAACTGTGCAACTAGTTTTGCTGGTGAGCAGAACCGAGTAGAAGGGTAAAAAAAAGGGTAGTTGTCAAAAGTCAAGAGAAACATCTCATGATCTTTCTTTTCAAGCTTGACACTGCCAACGTTACAGCAGTTGTAGTACAGGTTGTCAACGATACTCAAATCTTTTGGTATCTCGGAAAAAAGAATACCATTGGTTTTAGCATCAAAAGTTGTTTTCGTCTGGCAGAACGCCAGCCAGTGTTGAACTGAGTGAGGTCTCTAGGTCCTTGTTCTCTAGGTCCTTGTTCTCTAGGTCCTTGTTTACTAGGTCTTTGTTCACTTTCTGAAGCGGCAGCTTCCCCTGACCCTAAAACTCACTTCTAGCTTCCTGTCAAGGAATGCCACGCCTGACCAGACTAAACTGGTCACAGGTGTGTATGACTTCAGAGAACAACCTGTTTTCCCTACACCATGTTAGATCTGTAATTAGGAGTCAAGCAAAGGAAGGGATTTTTCACATATTTTGTCCATTACCTAGATGGGTCTACaaccatatatatatgtatatatataattttttttgcaGGTCTCCGTTGTCGAGAAACATAATCAGTTAAATGTGTTCAGTCTTTTCAATACACATATGGAATAAAACAAATGGAAAATAAACACTTTACATGACCGAAGCACAGTTGAATCTTCACTGTTATATACTATGTCCATAGTGGGAGCTTATGCACTGCAACAAGCACTCCACTGCATGCAGTGGAGTGCAGGTGGAGGCCTACCACTGTACCTGTCACTACCTATAATGGTGTGAGGCATGTGTAATGTTAAAATGTTCTAAGAGGAGATTGCAAAGTACTACCGAGAGTTACAAAGCAAAGTGTGTGCTTTACTTCAatctaaaaaaaacaacaacattgcgACTGCGAACTATGGGTCAATTCTTAGTGTGACCTCCCACGTGACAATACTAGGTTATATCCATCTTTACATCCACAGAAACAAAAGATCCGGACGTTATCTTTGCATTTAACCGCACAAGTAAAACGActacagaaaaaaagaagaaaataccTGCATACTGCAATGTTAATGTTAGGTCTCAGCCAAACATATGGTCAACAAATTGCAATGAAGTCAGGTGGGCGGAGGTATTTTCTTAACCCTTCCATTACCTATGCTTAGACTGCTAGCATGGCTAAAAGCTACTTTTGAACTAAAATGACTACAGCACCTTtgttacacacaggcacaagagAAGGGCCATGTTCACAAGTCACTCATTGTGTTTCCTTTGGCGAGGAGAGAAATCACCAAACCTGTAAACATGATCACAAATACAGTACACATAACAGGAACTACAATCACTCTTAACGAGTAGTCTAGTGATCATTTCCTTGGCTTTGTTAAGGTATACAGTTAAAAATGCAATTTTGGGCCAAAAAGTGTTTTGATTGTATTGACTGTTGATTTGGCAATACCCAAATACTTCCATACAGGTTTGATTATGCCAAGCACAATGGAACCAATGGAAGAATCCAGGGAAATGCTAGTTATGTCTGTATGTAACTCCAGGGAGATTCAAGAGAAACATGGAAGTATCTGACAGAAAAACTGGACTATCAGCAGCCCACTTTGGGTACGACAGCAAATCAAGGAGTTAACCTGGTGTACAACATTAGCATAATACACAGTCCCTTTAACTAAAATCTCTACTACGGTCTTCTGGTAACTGGTTTTTAAGTGTTTTTAAGACACATCAGGTATAGGCAGTAACATTAAACTTTTTGCTATCTCGTCAAAAACAACTTCTTAGTTGGACTCGCTCACATATTTTGGGGGGATTTTGCACTGCAATAAATTCAAGTATTAGTTAACATTAAATTACCCGgtctctcagtctctttttCTTAAACATCAAGAACATTAATCGTCTGTCCTAAAACGGTCATTCTGTTCAGATATAAAGACCGTTCTAGAACGACAGTCTGGCTGTCACTGTTTCAGTCTGAGAACATTCTCTGTTCTGTGTGGGTCCTGGGAAGTACAGGGCATTACCAGGAGGAGTCTAGATTTGAGACTCCCAGCTTTAGCTGCACGAaaaagctccccccccccctctctccccccatcatGGAAGGCAGCTAGACTAaccgacctctgacccctccatGGCCTTAAGGGTACTCAGCCGACTCAGCTGttggggagggatagagagagggggggggggggtctgaggggGTGTTTGGGGGCGGTGGTCTCTACTCGCAGGCATAGTAGTCCTTGAGAGGGGCGAAGAGGTGTCGTATGACGGGCACGCTCCAGGAACGGCCCAGCAGCTTCTGCCTGGCCCCGCGGCCCATATTGGACACGTCTGTGTAGTGGACCGGGAACCCAAAGATcctgtaggacacacacacacccacatcagcGACATACCCAAAGAGGAGTGTCTCCTTTTCTTCAGTCGtatacacacagtgtgtgtgtgtgtgtatgaccctgtgtgtgtgtgtgcgtgtgtgtgaaaccataagtgtgtgtgtcctccgtCTCACCTCTCCAGCTCGGTGCACCAGAGGATGTCCTCTTTGCCATTCATCATGACAGGGAAGTGCTGGTCCTTGCCCTGCTTGATGGAGTTGGAGCGTGTGGTGATGGTGCGCACCTTCCCAAActagaggatgggaggagagaggggaggaggaggagagaggggatgagagaggggaggatagaggggaggaggaggagagaggggaggaggagagaggggaggagcaggagagaggggaggagagaggaggaaagaagtgaggggaggagataaGTCAACACAATGTCTTCAGTTCCAGTCTCCGACCCTGCTCATTTCCACCAAACACCCTCTGTCAGCGTATTTACCTTGGCAACCCGTCCGTGTTCTAGACAGTCCTGCAGCTCCAGCTTGTCCATCCCAGATGCACACAGGggcctgagagacacacactgctcatcaCCACGGAACGCGCCGGAGCAAACAGCGCCCGACACAGGCAACATGTCTAACACACACCTGTTCATGCCTGGGAGGTTGCCCCAGAAGTAGCGAGCCCGGTGAGCTGCAGAAACTTCTATGGCGTCGATCATCACAGGATTgcactataacacacacacaaagttacaTTTCAACACCACAGACCCGTACACGTCTACAAAGCTGCATGGAATAAACCCTCCTAGGACTAGCAGAGGACGTTTCAGTCAATGTTGCAGACAGGACATGACATCACACCTCGAGGAAGCGCGAGATGTCCCTCTTGTCGTTGACGCCCATGGCGACCACGTTCTCGAACATCCAAAAGAAGGGGCGCTCCTCGCCCTCCTTGGGCCTGGCCTCACTCAGCAGACGGTAGAACTCAAAGAACAAGCGCCCagtcccctctgtgtgtgtgagtgtgtgtttatgtgagtgtgtgagtgcgtttggttgtgtgtgaatgtgtgacagtgtgtgagtgtatgtgtgtgcgtgtgattgcgtgcgtgagtgtgagtgagtgtatgtgtgttggaggttgaCAAGACAGAGTGAGGATGGTTAAGTATGATTGACCTTCTCTGCCATTTCCAAGCACTGACAAAACCTCACAAGTCGATCTTCATTTCATCAGGTGAACAAGAAGACGGCGGTGCTTACCATACAGGCCTTTCCTGGCCGGGTTGACGATTGACAGATCATTACAGGGGCTTCCTCCAATCACCAGGTCAAAGGGACCCCACTCCTCAATCTGTATGACACAACACAGAGCAACAGCACCTCTTCTGGTCATTCTGTAATCTGCACGGCGAACCCAAACTCTGCAACCCCCCTATaaacctctcccacacacacccacacacaaatcctctccctcctctccctacacAATATAGGACCTAATCCTAGGCCCTACATAGGACCCTTTTATTCACTACAAAGGcttgatagagagaaagagagagggagagagaagggggcgagggggagtgaaagaaagagactgaCTCTCTCCGCTCACACAACCACTCACACccgcaaacacactcacgcacgcacacacacccacaaacacgcacccacacactgtgTGGAGTGGTGTGACAAAGGGGTGAATGGGCTCTGGAGATTTAGCTCTACAGAGGCTGCTCTTTGTCCTCTAGGGCCCAGCAACGTCACAGCACCCTCGCATGCAACCCTCTCCTGCAGctgtggggtgtgtgcgtgcgcgtgtgcacTTCAAGGGCGGAACCGCAGGCTATAATGGAGGATGAAAGCTGGGTAGTTACTgaacggtatgtgtgtgtgtgtgtgttagtcaatgtttacacatttagtcgACCAGTTAATGTGTCCCGGTGCAGATTAGGACAGGTGGAAACAGAGGTCAGGAGGTGGAACGTACGTTCTTTTTGGTGATGTTCCTGACATCATGAACGTACTGGATCTTTCCTTCATGTCGGACCACGCCCACCGAGATAGAGTCCTCACACACCTCTGACGCAATGTACTGGTCCACCTTGAAACCCAGGTCCCTCAGAACCAGGTagcctggagaacacacacacacaggtcagcatgactgagaagacacagacagatgagAAGAAatgcagataaacacacacattgcacaaacacaccgcacacatacaccacacacacgttctcacCGGTCGCAATGCCGTCGAAGAGTGAGAGAACTCTGATTGGTCGTCTCTGTTCTGCTGGGACTGCTGGGTAGATCTTTGGGCTCTCCTGGACGTGACATCATAGGATATGGTCATCACACAGGACATGGTTACTGTATTCAACCCTTGACTCTCTCCAAATGAACTATCCATTAGACCCAAACCTAACCACAACCAATAGTTACAGGTTTATTGATACAGGTTTATTGATTAAGACTTAATTTTTTGAACATTCCCCCACAAATACACAATAAGTGATGTCGTTCTTTGTACTTTTGTTacatgtacgtatgtgtgtatgacaggGAAAACATGAAACACAGTGCTGGTATGACATTGCACTATTTCAGCAGTGATTTGTTCTTCCAGACTGACAATGACAAGGATGTACTTGGGATGTCGGCATGTCACTAGACAAACAAATGACTGTCTATGGGTAAAAGTGTTTACCACTTAATACAAAATTAACAACATCGTCATTTTGTCCAATGAAAAGCCGACTCACAAACTCCTGGCCGTTGTCATTGACGAAGAACTCCTGCAGCTTGAGGCTCCAGTCGTGGCGACGTGTGAGCGTGCCATAAGCCTGCAGGGGCTGGCACATGTAGCAGCGCCATGGGTCCAGGTCCCGGGCGCTGGCAGACGCCCCCGCACCCACCAGGATGTCCAGACAgtccacacagaaacacctggaggggggagggggggggggggtgaacttgGACAGTGTCTTTATGAGcatacctgtttgtgtgtgtgggtgtgtgggtggaggtggatctatgtgtgtgtctgtgtgtgtgggagggtgtatttgcgtgtgtgcgtgtggggggtttatttgtgtgtccatgtgtgtgtgggtggtgtctatatgtgtatgtgtgggtgggggtctatgtgtgtgtgtggggggggggtctatgtgtgtgggggggtgtctaTAGGTGGGTTctacttcatgcagcgccggcgtcgcctgcagccgcctgcagcccggctgacttgaagcagccaatggcattctcagcttcaagtcagccggcgaTGCATGAAGTCTAACACAGCTtacgtgtgtctatgtgtgtctatgtgtgtgtgtgtacctgcagcagTTGGCATTCCCACAGAGTAGAACCTCACGGCCTCCACAGCACACTGTGCAGTAGGACTGGTaaccatcatcatcatacaTGTAGGAGATCTCGAGatacacatcctacacacacacacacacacacatacacacacatacacacgcacgcacatacacacgcacacacgcacacacacaaaagcgaCACAGTGTCAATAATGATAGTGTCTGACAATGGCAAACCACAGGTACACAAAGGAGGTCTACTTCATACAGTACATCCTGGTTCCCCAGACAGAGCCAGGTACTGAGACCTGCTCCAAGATACGAATGTGAAAACAGATTGTGTCACTGAtgggtgtgggtttgtgtgtttgggagagaacaggggaggagggaagatgagaggagacaagagaagaaaagaggaaagGACAAGCAAGGTGAATAGAGGGTAATGAatgtccagggggggggggctctggtgtACTACCTTGCATGCTTGGCAGAGGCCTCCTTCAAACAGCGGGTGGAAAGTTGCCACTCTTGTCTTCCCGCACGACAGGCAAAACTCTGGAGACGCGAACACACAAAAAGACGGAAAAACATCCCATCAAACAAGACTTCACAGGAACATGGCCCGGAACAGCAAAGCATGTAAACAGGGCTGTGCAAATAAAGCTTGATTCGATTTGAACGTGAATGAGGTTGTGAAACGGTAGGTCGGGGAGCAGCTTACCTTCAATACTTCGTTTATTCTTCAAAACTTCATGCACCATTAGTTCTGTGGATGTAGAGCGCCAGCAGTGTCAACAGCAACCAGGGCAACACAAGCCAAACACgcatcagtcacacacacacacacacaaagaaatgaGTCACACCATAGCCACACACCACAAGCTGACGTCCAGAAATCTCCCTGACGTGGGATCCTACTGAATAAGCATTTATGCATAAACATACGTATGTATTAAGCACTTCAAACCAGAAGACTTCAACACTGGGTTTCACCTACACCAAAAGCCATATGTCGAGCATTTTCTCTTGGGTGTGGAATGGAGGGGTAGGACCGAGTTGTTTGTTAGATCTCAGGTAGGCCTGGGTAAACCTCTAGGGTgtgtgacctctcacccctgccccctgggaCTGACCTCTACTGTAGACCTCCTCGGGGCCGGGCTTGGTGAAGCTGGCTCTAGGCTTCTTGGCGGGGGGGCAGTACTCAGGCAGACTGACGTCCAACACCTGCTGGGTCAACGGACTGGACTCTggagggcgagggaggaggggtagggtgAGGAGTGGAGGACAAAAAACAGACTGATAATCGTACGTCCATTCGTGGGTGGTTTACCAAACGGCTACACCGGTTTCAGATCCACCAGAAGCTCGGGTGGTGTTCGGCTGAACCTCACGCTACATAATCCCGTTCCCTTCCAACTCTGCGTCAAAGCACACACATCAGAGAGAAAACTTGTATAATTTTCATGTCCAATTAAACCCTCTAGATCTATTGAGTGGCATTACTGAAGTTTATGATATAAGGACGTGACAGTGTCTGCAACGCCTCGGGCTATGAGCTCGCTGGCTGAGAGCCCGGcacttctctccccttctccaacTTCCAGATCATTCCAGCTGTCGTCTCTCCTTTACCCTTTACCGGGATACCTGTTAACACTGGGACCACCGAGAATAGGCCAGACGGTTGAATATAACTGCACCGTTCGCAGTAAGTAACCTACATACCTACAAGGTAGAGTGAGAATTATCgttcagatgtgtgtttgttatgCGCTTCATGCGCTAATAAATTGTGACGTAGAAAGTAGGTAGGGCTGACGTGGCTAACCGCTAACAGATCATAAGCGCCATGAATTAACAATAACAAAATGTAGCATAACACTGTAgaataaatgaaatgtttaaACAATAAAGCCACATTTAacaacatatatacacacatgcagaaacaacatttgaatatttatatttatattcactgaattgctccttcttttcttttcaaattttcttcaatcttttctctattgagattttctggaagtttttccttgtcttccttgagggtttaggttggttgaggagcAGTTCTataggcgtatgtgaagccctctgcgacattgcttgtaaaaagggctattcaCATACACATGATTTGATCTTTGCAGTCACTGTGATTGCGGTGGAAGCAtgtacaaacacaacacaccagaACAGAACACTGTTTTGATTGCGTACACAGACAGGGCGTTGTGCCTCGAGCCTGGATCTAGCCTCGCAACTCCAACACTCCAACCACAAACCTCTTACATACATTAAGAACCACAACAAACTATCCACCAAGGAGTAACAAACATTCAGCTAACTATCAACAAACCAGCAACACCCAGCAACAAACATCCATCAAACTATCCACTAAACCCCAAACCTACTAGCTACACATTAATCAAGCAGCAATTGATGATATGCTGCAGTTCGTTTGAACGAAAGGTATGTAATCAGTGATGACGGCGGGAGTGTgcctggggggtggggatgggggggttggGTATTGTTTACTTCGCAGCTCACCAGGGTTGTGTGTAGGTTTGAGCCCCTCCTGGCCCTTGGGCAGGAAGCCACCCTTGGCCCAGTCCAGCATGGGCTTGACCTGCTCCTCGGCTCCCTCCGACTCACAGTGGGGGAAGGTCTGCTCCGCCCGCACGCTCGCCatctgtgggggagggggggggggcatttgttacagtttttcacaattactaaaacactaaaccccatTCTCCGAATGTTCAGTGGCCTAAACCCATTTGTCGAATCAGACACTCTTTTGgcaaaacacattctcattcactaaaaatattttgcactgtgatgcacttgCACCATACAGCCCTTTTCACAATCCAATTGAAGTGATTTCTCTGAGTGGCGGTGGAAGGTCTATGACCAAAACCTATATATCAGGGTAAATCTCCTACAGGCAATTGAATTGGCCTGTGGTGATATAGGTGTGAagtgttttcaaggctggatccagcacaccagaagGTTTTTACCCCgttgttctttgttgacagtactacagtaagttgtgatggttactgtaatatttataatacagttttttccaattgcttaagcacaattttgaaaacagggctcactttatcaaaacacaacacacgattcacacaactaAACACAAAAGTAGCAGAACACTTTTGCTAAATGAAACGCttcgttcaaaactatacaatcatgtataaaaacccatttctgtcaccatatgccacacacatggttcataaaattggactctgtttgaaCCAGTTACACACTATAGTGCAACAttttaaacacttttacactaactattcttttctaatgatataacctgcttgattttgtcagaAATATTTTTCCAGTAGAGTACGTACAAGTACATAGTTACAGGCTACATAGTAgtctgtaaacacagcaaatacatttgtggaaacaaaagaaagaatacagcaaatgaaatacagtacattatttCAATCCTGAACTGCAGTAAATATGTACAAAAAAAGtactgatgtagtgcatatagctgtagctacatgtagctacattttactgtactgtactgtagacagtagaGAATAGTAGACCTTTGCTCTTGTCGAAATGTCCAAATAACTGTTGCAACACtatatctgctgaggttgggctgaactctctgtccagcctctctcaatgttgccccatggttcacaacatggtcaaccaatgttcaatgttgtttgaatttcattagatactgtaaatttggccctattcttccacggcctccaggtctacctctccctctccctaccttcctccacgggctccccctctcatcctacctcttcctctacctgcaacattgccttccatttttgatgaggacaggtacactgacctgttgcctttttatagtgcttacatctgattggtatgtttacagtttagcacttcagtgcttgtacacctgacgcCCGAGTTTGATTCATCTGTTCACgtgtggcattttacaaggcagtgtctAAAAAAGGCAATGAAGTGACATAATCTTAAATGTCTTtgtctaatgtagaaaagtgtgtttagtgatttgcaaaacactgtaTGTAGTATTTAGCAAATAGTGTGAggatgagaatgtgcttatagttgtgcaggTCTGGCCTTCTGTTGTGCTCCTTGAGCGTCAGatttcactaactgtgtgttatttgacatttttgtgtctaagcaattggaaaaaactgtaatatatataataatactcccagaaaaactcactagaggagaaaaaatggaaggaatcttgggaggagcaattcagtgagggatcccctcctccagagacggatgGTGAAAGACCACAGGCTAAACAGTCATACAGCaggaaagtgtcaatgggtgttgaaaaaacaaaatccagtgtttccaaatccattttctttattgctacataaatgcatttactgtgtaggcctatgcataaaCAAATTTGTCTTTACATGTAACTACATGccctggatgctgtgttctcattttttgtgttgtgtctaatgattgctccatagtgtttatatattgatttgctgtgtttatgatctgacagcattgtttgattttgagcacaggttacATGGTTTAGGGGTaagtgtttgattttgccagaagagtcagaggttttggaaattgagtttgaatatttggttttgtgtttacagttttgagaaaaggggtgactgtttcaagaaatgttttttaacaattgtgaaaaactgtaatgaaaCACACCCTGCCACATTGACAGGCCGATGGATAGTAtgaaagaggggaagggagaaggagagaggaagagagaaagaagaggaggagaggaggagagagaaaagaggagagagatgagaggaggaggagaggaggagagagaagagaggaggtgagagaggagggcagtatCAACAAAAAGATGCACACCGTCTCCTATGGTGCCTCTAAGCAGGAGTTTCTACAAAACGCTGGGATGAAGATCCACGAATTTCAGGCGAAACATGGTTATCTTACCGTTATACACATACGAAacaccagtgtttcccacacatatAATAATTTgtggcggtgcgccacagaatcaacactgGCCGCCACATATTGCATTtcgttattttattttatttttttaaacacgcGGCGTATTctttcagctgcatttcctttccctgctctccctccgtctgtcactcacacgtctctctcacatacacacacagcccctcgcCTCCATGCACACTGCGTCTGTCTCCATGAAAACGAGATCATCCCTGGAAGCGTGGAAGCTTGGCCTATTTGGTGCAGAGAAGACGGCTGGCAAAATTCCCAAGTTCACAAAGGGTTGGTATCGCGTGAACACCTTTACAAAATCACACATAAAAAGTGCTTTAAATTTTTTTTTCTATTCTGAATACAATGTTGTCAGTGTGTCAAGTGTCTTCTTTAGAAAGTTAAATAGTTGCAAGTTTGCGGTAAGATGCAGTTGGCTTGTCGAGGTCAAAACACTATGGGCCTCAtatactaacgcttttgcgcccacttcaggcgtatttgtttcgcaacgtGCGCACAAAAGCaaaggtatgtacaaacatgccgcactgaggtaaaagcgcagactgcctgtcgcggaactgaaaatggaaaattgcgcttttccgtgtcatgcatatgcattcacgggagggtcaaggggaaagtgggagtttcccagtaagggatgggaggggatgcgtaaagtgcgcctaacgatgtattccgcggtatgtacaaaaactgCCAGTGAAAGCGTGCCTCTaatttgcggtgaaaattctccaCCTCTTACgtaaaagcaggtgtaaaccaggatgcgggTTTCCTCGCATATGCCTCTTAGTGAAATGGCAGCATTAATctgagcaagacgaagacaggCCAAGGAGATGAgctgaaaggatttttgccacaatgACCACACTTTTTCAGCTGAGTGAACACAACATCATtaattttgtaatttttttgtaaTTTCGGTCCAGATGGCATTTTTTGTGTTGGTGTGGAATTCTGGACATGTATAATATTTAAAATcgctgttacctcatgaacaagcacatcaacttcgttatcactaaatctttgtgttcgctgttttgactttggtggctgatccatgatagaaagagagaaggaggcccattcaattgcacgttacagtttttctcgattgctaacacacaaaaatggtatgtgtaagccatccccacaaaaccatttagccaaatcccagcagaaagaccatgtaccccagtctttaaacacaatttaccctttttgacacatttctcaggttcattcacacttctttgcaaaagtctaaacacacctcttactttaagacacaattatcaccattatgtcattcagaaaacaatgccatttgataagtaaacccaaaacagcgcaattcaaacacccttaacaaccaattatccatgtgtaagcactaacaagcaaatatactcaacaagcaatcaggggtttggaatgaatacaaaggtaagctcatctgtactttgaaatcatggatgcaaatatcagaagaaaaggaataattgtccaaatgagaggaggtggacaagggagaggaagaggcagaggaagaagaacaacaatctcaaatgagatccatgccacactatg encodes:
- the dnmt3bb.1 gene encoding DNA (cytosine-5)-methyltransferase 3B isoform X1 → MPSNKHSIMVESKMSATAVVNGDTPPAEGLLENDSGVEMTNENSPLTAAEPPSPFSPKQNGDAASPADTDMNQSSGSRKRSRKRSEESTWDSAYSESLQEKCGGERADECESGLRERPRPRTIFQVGLAPHSKSRHRDRPRQAKLDYSSPLQRLPVAVPPPPLVPEVPPPEVLEQDSKDSAQSSSTSLTSSSDTFCQAEYKDNKGFGVGELVWGKIKGFSWWPGMVVTWRATGKRRATHGMRWLQWFGDGKFSEVSADKLDSITAFSKFFNQASYTKLASYRRAIFQALRMASVRAEQTFPHCESEGAEEQVKPMLDWAKGGFLPKGQEGLKPTHNPESSPLTQQVLDVSLPEYCPPAKKPRASFTKPGPEEVYSRELMVHEVLKNKRSIEEFCLSCGKTRVATFHPLFEGGLCQACKDVYLEISYMYDDDGYQSYCTVCCGGREVLLCGNANCCRCFCVDCLDILVGAGASASARDLDPWRCYMCQPLQAYGTLTRRHDWSLKLQEFFVNDNGQEFESPKIYPAVPAEQRRPIRVLSLFDGIATGYLVLRDLGFKVDQYIASEVCEDSISVGVVRHEGKIQYVHDVRNITKKNIEEWGPFDLVIGGSPCNDLSIVNPARKGLYEGTGRLFFEFYRLLSEARPKEGEERPFFWMFENVVAMGVNDKRDISRFLECNPVMIDAIEVSAAHRARYFWGNLPGMNRPLCASGMDKLELQDCLEHGRVAKFGKVRTITTRSNSIKQGKDQHFPVMMNGKEDILWCTELERIFGFPVHYTDVSNMGRGARQKLLGRSWSVPVIRHLFAPLKDYYACE
- the dnmt3bb.1 gene encoding DNA (cytosine-5)-methyltransferase 3B isoform X2; this translates as MPSNKHSIMVESKMSATAVVNGDTPPAEGLLENDSGVEMTNENSPLTAAEPPSPFSPKQNGDAASPADTDMNQSSGSRKRSRKRSEESTWDSAYSESLQEKCGGERADECESGLRERPRPRTIFQVGLAPHSKSRHRDRPRQAKLDYSSPLRLPVAVPPPPLVPEVPPPEVLEQDSKDSAQSSSTSLTSSSDTFCQAEYKDNKGFGVGELVWGKIKGFSWWPGMVVTWRATGKRRATHGMRWLQWFGDGKFSEVSADKLDSITAFSKFFNQASYTKLASYRRAIFQALRMASVRAEQTFPHCESEGAEEQVKPMLDWAKGGFLPKGQEGLKPTHNPESSPLTQQVLDVSLPEYCPPAKKPRASFTKPGPEEVYSRELMVHEVLKNKRSIEEFCLSCGKTRVATFHPLFEGGLCQACKDVYLEISYMYDDDGYQSYCTVCCGGREVLLCGNANCCRCFCVDCLDILVGAGASASARDLDPWRCYMCQPLQAYGTLTRRHDWSLKLQEFFVNDNGQEFESPKIYPAVPAEQRRPIRVLSLFDGIATGYLVLRDLGFKVDQYIASEVCEDSISVGVVRHEGKIQYVHDVRNITKKNIEEWGPFDLVIGGSPCNDLSIVNPARKGLYEGTGRLFFEFYRLLSEARPKEGEERPFFWMFENVVAMGVNDKRDISRFLECNPVMIDAIEVSAAHRARYFWGNLPGMNRPLCASGMDKLELQDCLEHGRVAKFGKVRTITTRSNSIKQGKDQHFPVMMNGKEDILWCTELERIFGFPVHYTDVSNMGRGARQKLLGRSWSVPVIRHLFAPLKDYYACE
- the dnmt3bb.1 gene encoding DNA (cytosine-5)-methyltransferase 3B isoform X3; protein product: MTNENSPLTAAEPPSPFSPKQNGDAASPADTDMNQSSGSRKRSRKRSEESTWDSAYSESLQEKCGGERADECESGLRERPRPRTIFQVGLAPHSKSRHRDRPRQAKLDYSSPLQRLPVAVPPPPLVPEVPPPEVLEQDSKDSAQSSSTSLTSSSDTFCQAEYKDNKGFGVGELVWGKIKGFSWWPGMVVTWRATGKRRATHGMRWLQWFGDGKFSEVSADKLDSITAFSKFFNQASYTKLASYRRAIFQALRMASVRAEQTFPHCESEGAEEQVKPMLDWAKGGFLPKGQEGLKPTHNPESSPLTQQVLDVSLPEYCPPAKKPRASFTKPGPEEVYSRELMVHEVLKNKRSIEEFCLSCGKTRVATFHPLFEGGLCQACKDVYLEISYMYDDDGYQSYCTVCCGGREVLLCGNANCCRCFCVDCLDILVGAGASASARDLDPWRCYMCQPLQAYGTLTRRHDWSLKLQEFFVNDNGQEFESPKIYPAVPAEQRRPIRVLSLFDGIATGYLVLRDLGFKVDQYIASEVCEDSISVGVVRHEGKIQYVHDVRNITKKNIEEWGPFDLVIGGSPCNDLSIVNPARKGLYEGTGRLFFEFYRLLSEARPKEGEERPFFWMFENVVAMGVNDKRDISRFLECNPVMIDAIEVSAAHRARYFWGNLPGMNRPLCASGMDKLELQDCLEHGRVAKFGKVRTITTRSNSIKQGKDQHFPVMMNGKEDILWCTELERIFGFPVHYTDVSNMGRGARQKLLGRSWSVPVIRHLFAPLKDYYACE